Below is a genomic region from Virgibacillus dokdonensis.
ACAAGCAGAGCGTTTAATTTCAATCCACGCACCTATACAAGGTGCGACAGGCGGAGGCGATAGAGTTCGGAAGGCAGTTGGTAATTTCAATCCACGCACCTATACAAGGTGCGACCGGCGACGGTTGGGCACATCCGAAGGGTTACGTAATATTTCAATCCACGCACCTATACAAGGTGCGACGAGATACGCCAAGAAAGGCGTAGATTAAAGAACATTTCAATCCACGCACCTATACAAGGTGCGACTGCGATTTCCTCCTATAAAATCCAATTTTATGGAATTAATTAGGTTTTTATAAGTGTAAATCAAGTAAGTAAAGGCTTGTATTGCAATTTTTTGTTATATATAATCCATATTTTTCTATTTCATTGGTGCGAATCCCCCGGGGATTTCATGTGCACTTGGGGTTCGCACTAAAAGTATAAAAGCCCTTCTACTAATTATTGTAGTATATTGTGGCTAAATTTCAATATTTTTATCATTTCACTATGTATAAAATTTTTTGGTTTTACAGTATTAGGAGAACAATGTTTTCTCCATAAGACTTAACGATAAGTCAAATTTCTCTAATGTAGCTAGAAAAATTAAAAATATATACTTATTCATCCGTAGTCAATAGAAAAGGTTTATGGTACAATTTACCCAAGAACAACATGGCATTATTTTCCTATCTAACCTTATAAAATATACACGATAGGCTGTGATTACATGAATTTTATTGCACATATTCGACAAAGTGACAACGAAGTTCAAACTGTAAAGGATCACTTGTTAGAAGTCCAAGCATTGGCAGAAAAGTATGGTGAGCCGATAGGGATGAAACATTTGTGTGGGCTTGCAGGATTGCTTCATGACTTTGGCAAGTATAGCCAGGAATTTCTTCATTATATTCATGCTGCTGTATATCATCCGAAAGATGCCCCTAAACGAGGCAGTGTTGACCATTCCACGGCTGGTGCAAAACTACTATATACATTATTACACACAAAAGATATGACACCTAATAAGGCGCTAGTGGCTGAGGTTGTCGGTAATGCTATTATATCCCATCACTCTTATCTACATGATTTTTTAACCCCTGAACTAGAGTCAAAATATTTAACTCGCGTTCGTGATAAGCCTTTGCATGAGTTTGATCAAATGAAAGAGAACTTTTTCGAAAATATTATGAATAAGAATGAACTTGACCAATACATAGAAAAAGCAACCCAAGAATTACTTCCATTTATTCAAAGCGTTCCTAGGAAAGATACAGAAAAACAGTTCATGTTTGTTACAAAGTTTGTGTTTAGTGCACTTATTGATGCAGATCGTACGAATACGAGGTTATTTGAAGAAGATGAAACACCATCGAATCCTGATCATAAGGCATTGTTTGAAACGTATTACGAACGATTACATGAAAAAATAACGGCATTTCAAAACCATCCAAATGCAAATACACCCATTAATCGCTTGCGTTCAAAAATGTCAGAGCAATGCGAAGTAGCTGCGGAAAAAGAGTCTGGTATTTATACGCTGTCTATTCCTACAGGTGGAGGGAAAACATTAGCTAGTTTGCGATATGGATTAAAGCATGCTTTGTTACATCATAAAAAGCGAATTATCTATGTCGTTCCATATACCACCATTATTGAACAAAATGCGGAAGAAGTACGAAGTATATTAAAAGATACAGAAAACATTTTAGAGCATCATTCTAATGTTATCTTAGATGATGATGATAATGATGAGCATCTAGACGGTACGATGACAGAAAAACAGAAGTTGAAACTAGCTAAAGATAATTGGGATGCGCCAATTATTTTTACAACGATGGTACAGTTTTTAAATGTATTTTACGCAAAAGGAAGTCGTAATATTCGTCGCTTACATCATTTGAGTGAAGCAATTATCGTCTTTGATGAAGTGCAAAAAGTGCCTGTCAAATGTATTTCGTTATTTAATGAAGCGCTTAATTTCTTAAAAAATAATTGTAAATCAAGTATCTTGCTTTGCACAGCAACGCAACCAGCGTTAGATTTTGTGCAAAATAAACTAGAAATTAAGACAGATGCGGAAATCGTTGAAAATTTAACGGATGTGGTTGACGCTTTTAAACGAGTGGAAATTATAGACAAAGCAACCGATAGAGCGGTATTAACGAGTGATTTAGTCTCATTTATTGATCAACAGTTAGAACGTGTTCAAAGTGTACTCGTTGTGTTAAACACGAAAAAAGTTGTGAAAACGCTTTATGAAGAGTTGCAACAAAATAGAGGTGATGACACCAAGATTTATCATTTAAGTACGTCCATGTGTGCGGCACATCGAAATGATATTTTAAGCAAATTAAGACAGGACTTGGATAATAATATTCCGGTTATTTGTATTAGCACCCAGCTAATTGAGGCTGGCGTAGATATTAGTTTTGATTGTGTTATCCGATCTTTAGCTGGTTTAGATTCGATTGCTCAAGCTGCAGGACGTTGTAATCGACATGGGGAAAAGGATATGCAGGAAGTATACGTGATAGATCATCAAGAAGAACAGCTAAAGCATTTAAAAGAGATTGAAATTGGGAAACAAATTACGAGGCGCATTTTAATTGATATGAAGCGAAACCAAAATGAGCATGGGGGCAATATCCTCTCGCCACAAGCGATGGAATGCTATTTTCAGGAGCTTTACTTAGCTTTTGCTAATGATTTGAATTATTTCATCCCAGCTTTAAAGAAAGACATGATGGAATTATTAACTGCTCCAAAAAATGAATTTAGCTATGTACAGGCATACCGAAGTAAGTATAGTGCTGAGGTGCCGTTATTTATTACAAATAGCTACCGAACAGCTGCCGAACATTTCCATGTTATCGATAACGTGACAACTTCTGTTATTGTTCCTTATGAGCATGGGGGGAAAGAATTGATAACAGAATTGAGTGGCAATATATCAATGGAAGATTTAGGACGCATTATGCGATATGCACAGCATTATACGATTAACCTTTACAAATATGAGCTTGATTTAGTCATGAAAAATAACGGTTTAGTTTCTTTCTTTGATGGGAAAATCTATGCATTAGCAGATGGTGCCTATAGTAGTGAATTTGGATTTGATGTAGAAGGCGATAGTTCGGATGAAGTGTATATGTTTTAAAGGAGCAAATATTACAAATCCACTTTGAAAGGGGGTGAACGAATGCGAAATGCAATTGAATTTGAAGTGTGGGGAGACTATGCCCTGTTTACCGACCCGCTTACGAAGATAGGTGGGGAAAAATTGACGTATCAAGTACCTACATACCAAGCGTTAAAAGGAATTGTGGAGTCCGTCTACTGGAAGCCGACAATCGTTATGGTCGTAGATGCTGTACGAATTATGAACCCAATTCAAATGGAATCAAAAGGCATTCGCCCAATTGAATATAAAGGTGGAAATACGTTAGCTAACTATACGTACTTAAAACAGCCAAGATATCAAGTCAGGGCGCATTTTGAGTTTAACCTTCATCGTCCTGATATGGCTTTTGATCGAAATGAGAACAAGCATTATAGCATTATGAAACGTGCTTTAAAAGCTGGCGGAAGAAGAGATGTATTCCTTGGTGCTAGAGAATGTCAAGCGTATGTTGAACCGTGCGTGTTTGGTGAAGGAGAAGGATTTTACGACAATTATGAGGAAATTCATTTTGGGACCATGGTGCATGGAGTGAATTACCCAGATGAGACAGGGGATAACCAAATGGAAGTTCGCCTTTGGAATGCTGTGATGAAGCATGGCGTCATCACATTTCCACGACCTGAGGAATGTAGTCTCACTCGTCCAATAAAAAAGATGAAAGCAAAGCAATTCAATGAAACCAATGTACAATCGGCTAATGCATTACTTGATGAGATAGGAGGTGAGTAAATGAGTTGGCTACACCAATTATATGAGACGTATGAAGCGAATTTGGATCGTGTCGGTGAAATTGAAAAAACAAGAGGCAATAAAAGTTATACATTACTACCGATTTCTCATACGACACAAAATGCGCATATTGAAGTCACTGTAACTGAAGATGGGGAGTTTCATTCAGCCACTGTTTTAGATAAAGTGAATACATTAATTCCTACTACGGAAAGCTCTGCAAGTAGGTCAGGCTCTAAAGTAGCACCCTATCCACTTCACGATAAATTAAGCTATGTTGCTGGTGATTTTGTAAAGTACGGTGGAAAAATAAAAAAAGAAGAGCCATTTGCTAGTTACATAGAACAACTAGAAGAATGGGTGACATCACCGTACGGCCATCCAAAAGTAAAAAGTATCTTTACATACTTACAAAAGAAACAACTCATTAAAGATTTAGTGGCAGCAAATATCCTTTTTTTAGATGAACAAGGTCAGTTGATCGGGAAATGGAATAAGAAGTATGAATCCTTACACGGAGAAAAGCCGGCTGTTTTCTCTGCTATTACGGGCGGACAAGAGAGCGCCTTTGTTCGATTTAATGTATACTCGCCAACCAAACACTTAACCAATGTGTGGGAAGATAAAGAAATCTATGAATCCTTTATTCATTATTATAATAATTTAGTTGTCGAAAAGGATATTTGTTTTGTAACCGGAACATGGCAGGCAAGTACGGAAAGACACGCCAATAAAATAAGGCATGCTGCAGATAAAGCGAAATTAATATCTGCAAACGATACAAGTGGATTTACGTTTAGAGGTCGATTTAATAAAAGTTTGGAAGCGGCAAGCATTAGCTATGACGTGTCGCAAAAAGCGCATAATGCTTTGAAGTGGTTAATTCTACGCCAAGGCTACATGCTCGATGAACGTGTTTTTCTAGTTTGGGGAAACGATCAATTGCAAACTGTCATGCCAATTGATGATACGTTTTCGATTCATCCAACTGCAGCGGTTGTAGAGGAAAGCAAAACAAACACATTAGATCATTTTGCCAATGAAGTTGCTAAAGCATTTGCAGGCTACAAACATGATTTATCGATTACATCCAATGTAACGATATTAATTGTCGATTCGGCTACGACTGGGAGATTAGGAGTCTTATACTATCGAAATATGAATAAAGAATTTTATTTACAGAGATTAGAACATTGGCATTCTACGTGTGTTTGGGAGCATCGGTATCGCAAAAATGAGGATGGCAAGTTTGTGACATTTTTTGGAGCGCCAGCAACGAAAGACATTGCATTCGCTGCTTATGGTTCACGAGCAAGTGATAAATTCGTGAAAGATTTAATGTCAAGAATGCTACCGTGTATTGTTGATAACAGAGAAATACCGACAGATATAGTAAATAGTACATTTTACCGAGCGTCTAACCCAGTCGCGATGGAAAAATGGGAGTGGGAAAAAACGTTAAGTATCGCATGTGCATTAATTAATAAAAGGGAGGGAATGGATGTGGCTTTAGATCGTGAATTGGATGATCGTGATTATTTATTTGGCCGATTATTAGCGTTAGCGGATGTACTAGAAAGAAGGGCATTGGATCAAGATGAGACACGTGCTACGAATGCGATTCGTTATATGAATGCTTTTTCTAAACATCCTGCTCGTACTTGGAAGACGCTTCAGGAAAGTATACAGCCATATCAAGCTAGACTTGGAAAGCGAGGTAATTATCTGGCTAGTTTAATTGATGAGGTTGGCTCGAAATTAACGATAGAAAATTTCAACGACAAACCGTTGTCAGGAAAATATTTATTAGGGTTTTATAGCCAACGTAGGGATTTGTACCAAAAAAAGACAGTAGAAAATAATAGCGAGGAGAATGGGAAATGACGATATTAGATCATAAAATAGATTTTGCGGTAGTTTTATCTGTAAACAATGCGAACCCAAATGGAGATCCATTAAATGGTAATAGACCTAGGCAAAACTACGATGGGCATGGAGAAATCTCCGATGTTGCCATTAAGCGTAAAATTAGAAATCGCTTTTTAGATATGGGTGAGAAAGTATTTGTGCAATCGAATGATTATAAAGTAGATCAATATAAAAGTCTAAAAGACCGTGCTGATGCTCATGAAGAGCTTAATAAAGCTTCTAAAGCAAAAGATAATGAAACGTTTGCTAGATTAGCGTGTGAAGAGTGGATTGATGTACGTAGTTTTGGACAAGTGTTTGCTTTTAAAGGTTCTGATGTATCTGTTGGTGTTCGAGGACCAGTATCTGTTCATACCGCAACAAGTAAAGACCCCGTTGATATAACAAGTATGCAAATTACAAAAAGTGTCAATTCCGTTACTGGGGATAAAAAAGGGTCAGATACGATGGGGATGAAGCATCGCGTGGATTTTGGGTTATACGTTTTTTATGGAAGTATCAATACGCAATTAGCAGAAAAAACAGGTTTTTCCACAAAAGATGCTGAGAAGCTAAAGCAAGCGTTAATTAATTTGTTCGAAAATGATGCGTCATCAGCAAGGCCAGATGGAAGTATGGAAGTTCACCACGTTTATTGGTGGGAGCATCATTCTAAGTTAGGACAATACTCATCAGCTAAAGTACACAGAACAGTAAAAATTAAATCAGATAAGGAATCTCCTAAGAGCTATGATGACTATTCCATCACTGTTGAAGAATTGGACGGGCTACCTGTAGAGGTATTGGATGGCAAATAAAGAAGAAGACTTTTTAATGCTTTCTGGGATTCAACATTTCGAGTTTTGTCGTCGTCAATGGGCGCTAATCCATATTGAGCAACAATGGGAAGAAAACGTGAAAACAATTGAAGGACATTACTTACATCGCAAAGCGGACGAGCCGATGATACGTGAAAAGAGGGGCAATAAATTAATTATCAGAGCTTTGCCAGTAAAGTCGAAAACGTTAAAAATAAACGGGATTTGCGATGTAGTTGAATTTATACAAGATGAAAGGGGTATTGACATTCACGGGGAAGAAGGAAGTTATCTTCCCTTCCCTGTGGAATATAAACGAGGACGACCGAAAAGAGATGATGCGGACATCTTACAATTAACTGCTCAAGCGATATGTTTAGAAGAGATGCTACTCTGCCAAATAGAAAAAGGGTTTATGTATTATCATGAGATCAAGCACAGGGTGGAAGTTCCTTTTACCGATTATCTTAGACAAAGAGTAAAAGACATTACGGCTGAGATGCATGATTATTATCAGAGACGGCATACGCCAAAAGTGAAGACAGGTTCCTTTTGCAAAAGCTGTTCCCTGCAGCATATATGTTTGCCAAAGCTCATGAATAAACGATCGGTAAAAAGTTATATTGAAGGGAAAATAAATGAATGAGGAAGCTTCTTAACACGCTTTTTATTACGCAATCAGATGTTTATTTATCTCTGGATGGAGACAATATTGTCTTATTAAAGGAACAAGAAAAATTAGCGAGATTGCCACTTCATAATTTAGAATCCATTGTATCGTTTGGGTATACAGGTGCAAGTCCTGCATTAATGGGTTACTGTGCAAAACGTAACATCTCGATCGTTTTCATGACCATGAATGGAAGTTTTCTTGCTAGAGTAATTGGGGAGAGTAAAGGAAATGTTGTTTTAAGAAAACGTCAATATCAGCTTTCTGAAGACGAAGACCAATCAGCTATTATAGCTCGCAACTTTATTGTAGGAAAAATTTTCAATCATAAGTGGATGATTGAACGAATGACTCGGGATTACCCTTTGCGAATTGATGTAGCTGCGTTTAAAGAAGTGTCAGTCCAATTATCAAATGTGATGCAAGAAGTAAGAGCTTGCCGTGATTTAGAAAGCTTAAGAGGATGGGAAGGGCAGGCTGCGTATAGTTATAATAAGGTTTTTGATCAAATGATACTGCAGCAGAAAGAAGTCTTTTTCTTTCATTCTCGTTCACGAAGACCGCCTTTAGATAAGGTGAATGCCATGCTGTCATTTGCATATACACTACTTGCGAATGATATGGCAGCAGCACTGGAATCCGTTGGTCTTGATGCATATGTTGGATTTTTACATCGTGATCGTCCGGGAAGAGCTTCATTAGCCTTGGATGTTATGGAAGAGTTAAGGGGAATTTATGCCGATCGGTTTGTTGTTTCAATGGTTAATAAGAAAACAATCAAAGAGGAAGATTTTCTACGTAAGGAGAATGGTGCGGTTATTATGACGGATGATGGAAGGAAAAAGTTTCTATCAGCTTGGCAAACGAAAAAGCAAGAGAAGATGACGCATCCTTATTTAGGAGAAAAAATA
It encodes:
- a CDS encoding CRISPR-associated helicase/endonuclease Cas3, which encodes MNFIAHIRQSDNEVQTVKDHLLEVQALAEKYGEPIGMKHLCGLAGLLHDFGKYSQEFLHYIHAAVYHPKDAPKRGSVDHSTAGAKLLYTLLHTKDMTPNKALVAEVVGNAIISHHSYLHDFLTPELESKYLTRVRDKPLHEFDQMKENFFENIMNKNELDQYIEKATQELLPFIQSVPRKDTEKQFMFVTKFVFSALIDADRTNTRLFEEDETPSNPDHKALFETYYERLHEKITAFQNHPNANTPINRLRSKMSEQCEVAAEKESGIYTLSIPTGGGKTLASLRYGLKHALLHHKKRIIYVVPYTTIIEQNAEEVRSILKDTENILEHHSNVILDDDDNDEHLDGTMTEKQKLKLAKDNWDAPIIFTTMVQFLNVFYAKGSRNIRRLHHLSEAIIVFDEVQKVPVKCISLFNEALNFLKNNCKSSILLCTATQPALDFVQNKLEIKTDAEIVENLTDVVDAFKRVEIIDKATDRAVLTSDLVSFIDQQLERVQSVLVVLNTKKVVKTLYEELQQNRGDDTKIYHLSTSMCAAHRNDILSKLRQDLDNNIPVICISTQLIEAGVDISFDCVIRSLAGLDSIAQAAGRCNRHGEKDMQEVYVIDHQEEQLKHLKEIEIGKQITRRILIDMKRNQNEHGGNILSPQAMECYFQELYLAFANDLNYFIPALKKDMMELLTAPKNEFSYVQAYRSKYSAEVPLFITNSYRTAAEHFHVIDNVTTSVIVPYEHGGKELITELSGNISMEDLGRIMRYAQHYTINLYKYELDLVMKNNGLVSFFDGKIYALADGAYSSEFGFDVEGDSSDEVYMF
- the cas5c gene encoding type I-C CRISPR-associated protein Cas5c → MRNAIEFEVWGDYALFTDPLTKIGGEKLTYQVPTYQALKGIVESVYWKPTIVMVVDAVRIMNPIQMESKGIRPIEYKGGNTLANYTYLKQPRYQVRAHFEFNLHRPDMAFDRNENKHYSIMKRALKAGGRRDVFLGARECQAYVEPCVFGEGEGFYDNYEEIHFGTMVHGVNYPDETGDNQMEVRLWNAVMKHGVITFPRPEECSLTRPIKKMKAKQFNETNVQSANALLDEIGGE
- the cas8c gene encoding type I-C CRISPR-associated protein Cas8c/Csd1 codes for the protein MSWLHQLYETYEANLDRVGEIEKTRGNKSYTLLPISHTTQNAHIEVTVTEDGEFHSATVLDKVNTLIPTTESSASRSGSKVAPYPLHDKLSYVAGDFVKYGGKIKKEEPFASYIEQLEEWVTSPYGHPKVKSIFTYLQKKQLIKDLVAANILFLDEQGQLIGKWNKKYESLHGEKPAVFSAITGGQESAFVRFNVYSPTKHLTNVWEDKEIYESFIHYYNNLVVEKDICFVTGTWQASTERHANKIRHAADKAKLISANDTSGFTFRGRFNKSLEAASISYDVSQKAHNALKWLILRQGYMLDERVFLVWGNDQLQTVMPIDDTFSIHPTAAVVEESKTNTLDHFANEVAKAFAGYKHDLSITSNVTILIVDSATTGRLGVLYYRNMNKEFYLQRLEHWHSTCVWEHRYRKNEDGKFVTFFGAPATKDIAFAAYGSRASDKFVKDLMSRMLPCIVDNREIPTDIVNSTFYRASNPVAMEKWEWEKTLSIACALINKREGMDVALDRELDDRDYLFGRLLALADVLERRALDQDETRATNAIRYMNAFSKHPARTWKTLQESIQPYQARLGKRGNYLASLIDEVGSKLTIENFNDKPLSGKYLLGFYSQRRDLYQKKTVENNSEENGK
- the cas7c gene encoding type I-C CRISPR-associated protein Cas7/Csd2, which codes for MTILDHKIDFAVVLSVNNANPNGDPLNGNRPRQNYDGHGEISDVAIKRKIRNRFLDMGEKVFVQSNDYKVDQYKSLKDRADAHEELNKASKAKDNETFARLACEEWIDVRSFGQVFAFKGSDVSVGVRGPVSVHTATSKDPVDITSMQITKSVNSVTGDKKGSDTMGMKHRVDFGLYVFYGSINTQLAEKTGFSTKDAEKLKQALINLFENDASSARPDGSMEVHHVYWWEHHSKLGQYSSAKVHRTVKIKSDKESPKSYDDYSITVEELDGLPVEVLDGK
- the cas4 gene encoding CRISPR-associated protein Cas4, whose product is MANKEEDFLMLSGIQHFEFCRRQWALIHIEQQWEENVKTIEGHYLHRKADEPMIREKRGNKLIIRALPVKSKTLKINGICDVVEFIQDERGIDIHGEEGSYLPFPVEYKRGRPKRDDADILQLTAQAICLEEMLLCQIEKGFMYYHEIKHRVEVPFTDYLRQRVKDITAEMHDYYQRRHTPKVKTGSFCKSCSLQHICLPKLMNKRSVKSYIEGKINE
- the cas1c gene encoding type I-C CRISPR-associated endonuclease Cas1c — translated: MRKLLNTLFITQSDVYLSLDGDNIVLLKEQEKLARLPLHNLESIVSFGYTGASPALMGYCAKRNISIVFMTMNGSFLARVIGESKGNVVLRKRQYQLSEDEDQSAIIARNFIVGKIFNHKWMIERMTRDYPLRIDVAAFKEVSVQLSNVMQEVRACRDLESLRGWEGQAAYSYNKVFDQMILQQKEVFFFHSRSRRPPLDKVNAMLSFAYTLLANDMAAALESVGLDAYVGFLHRDRPGRASLALDVMEELRGIYADRFVVSMVNKKTIKEEDFLRKENGAVIMTDDGRKKFLSAWQTKKQEKMTHPYLGEKITWGLVPYAQSLLLARYLRGDLDEYPPFLWK